The proteins below come from a single Malus sylvestris chromosome 3, drMalSylv7.2, whole genome shotgun sequence genomic window:
- the LOC126616814 gene encoding probable protein phosphatase 2C 24, with translation MAETCYGVVSESDSASNACETSSRAARRRRMEIRRFKFVSGVAPPAPESPEGSEKQKKAASRTMSLPSRELESALLCSGSSDEEKIPPSRKKSTKFRASTSSNVTEASREMLRYGVSSVCGRRRDMEDAVSVHPSFCRRIRDSAAQLHYLGVYDGHGCSHVATKCREWMHELVKDEVESMEEWKTAMERSFVRMDKEVVAWGREGGIGVSNCRCELQTPESEAAGSTAVVAVIAPDKIVVANCGDSRAVLCRNGKAFPLSVDHKPDRPDELNRIQEAGGRVIYWDGPRVLGVLAMSRAIGDNYLKPYVSCVPEVTITDRTVEDECLILASDGLWDVVSNETACGVARMCLRGKRTASAMERAGAEAVAKVASDRACSDASILLTKLALARHSADNVSVIVVNLRRNT, from the exons ATGGCGGAGACTTGCTACGGAGTTGTGAGCGAAAGCGACTCGGCGTCGAATGCCTGCGAGACCAGTTCACGAGCtgcgaggaggaggaggatggaGATCCGGCGGTTCAAATTCGTCTCCGGAGTGGCCCCACCGGCGCCGGAGTCACCGGAAGGTTCGGAGAAGCAGAAGAAAGCCGCGTCCCGTACGATGTCGTTGCCTTCTCGGGAGTTGGAAAGCGCCTTGCTGTGCTCCGGTTCTTCGGACGAAGAGAAAATCCCCCCGAGTCGAAAGAAGTCAACGAAGTTCCGAGCGTCCACGTCATCGAACGTTACAGAAGCTTCGAGGGAGATGCTCAGATACGGTGTGTCCTCCGTCTGCGGCCGCCGTCGAGATATGGAGGACGCTGTGTCCGTGCACCCCTCGTTTTGCCGACGCATCCGAGACTCCGCCGCTCAGTTGCATTACTTGGGCGTCTACGACGGCCACGGCTGCTCACAT GTGGCGACGAAATGCAGAGAGTGGATGCATGAGCTGGTGAAGGACGAAGTGGAGAGCATGGAAGAGTGGAAGACAGCGATGGAGAGGAGCTTTGTGCGGATGGACAAGGAGGTGGTGGCGTGGGGCCGCGAAGGCGGCATCGGAGTGAGCAATTGCCGTTGTGAGCTTCAAACTCCGGAGTCCGAGGCTGCCGGATCCACCGCTGTCGTCGCAGTCATCGCTCCCGATAAGATCGTCGTGGCTAACTGCGGCGACTCGAGAGCCGTGCTCTGTCGCAACGGCAAGGCCTTTCCTCTCTCTGTTGATCACAAG CCGGATCGCCCCGATGAGTTGAATCGGATCCAGGAGGCGGGTGGGCGGGTCATATACTGGGACGGCCCACGGGTTCTCGGAGTTCTGGCGATGTCAAGAGCCATAG GCGACAACTACTTGAAGCCGTACGTGAGCTGCGTTCCAGAGGTGACGATCACGGACAGGACGGTGGAGGACGAGTGTCTGATCCTGGCGAGCGACGGGCTGTGGGACGTGGTGTCGAACGAAACGGCATGCGGGGTGGCGAGAATGTGTCTGAGAGGGAAACGGACGGCTTCCGCGATGGAGCGCGCGGGGGCGGAGGCGGTGGCGAAGGTGGCGTCGGACAGGGCGTGTTCCGACGCGTCGATACTGCTGACGAAGCTGGCATTGGCCAGGCACAGCGCTGACAACGTGAGCGTTATCGTGGTGAACCTCAGACGCAACACGTAG